TGAGAGATCCGTTTTTTGTCATCGCCACTCAGAACCCAGTGGAATCCCGCGGTACTTACCCGCTTCCAGAAGCCCAAATGGATCGTTTTGCACTTCAGTTTAGTTTGGGATACATATCACCGGAAGACGAGGTTAACCTGCTTTCAGACCAAATTCAACAACACCCTATTGATTCAATTCAACCTTGCATTGATTTGCAGGACATCATTATTTTGAAACAGCAGGTCAAGCAAGTTCGTATTTCTCAGGAATTAAAAACCTACCTTGTAGATATTGTTAATGCTACTCGTTCTGCCCAAGGCGTGCAATTAGGAGCAAGCCCCAGAGCTTCGATTGCTTTAATGAAGATTGCGCAAGCATTAGCTTTATTTGATGGCTATGAATTTGTCACACCAGAACATATCCAAGAACTTGCAGTATCTGTAATTGCTCATCGCCTCGTGATGGAACCGCAAGCGCGTTTCTCTGGTAAAACTGCCACAAGTGTTGTTGAAGATATCCTCAAATCTGTTCCTGTTCCAGTTTGATAGCAAACGTGCAAGATGAAACTTTTTATCTATCGT
The genomic region above belongs to Calothrix sp. NIES-2098 and contains:
- a CDS encoding putative methanol dehydrogenase regulatory protein; protein product: MENSYPKAHDLPSKEIYQRIFNNIQKVIKGQSAAIRKLLSAFASGGHVLLEDYPGTGKTTLAKALAYSVDVSFKRIQFTPDLLPSDILGISMLDPNERTFHFHEGPIFAHIVLADEINRASPRTQSALLEAMAEFQVSIDGNLRKLRDPFFVIATQNPVESRGTYPLPEAQMDRFALQFSLGYISPEDEVNLLSDQIQQHPIDSIQPCIDLQDIIILKQQVKQVRISQELKTYLVDIVNATRSAQGVQLGASPRASIALMKIAQALALFDGYEFVTPEHIQELAVSVIAHRLVMEPQARFSGKTATSVVEDILKSVPVPV